The following are encoded in a window of Pyxidicoccus trucidator genomic DNA:
- a CDS encoding nucleic acid/nucleotide deaminase domain-containing protein: MALNEIAVAYSDPRAEPATNYRETLSNFPGLFGNMSMGGRCVAYLKFTDGTWMAQMSESSMVAGIGLGYAKHAEQVLIDCYAMEAAGKTVEFVYTELQCCGAGSGMRNCRATMENFLTDHGEHGAATPVYYSFPYPAGSDHASKSTRSHSIDLLKQEARHF, encoded by the coding sequence ATGGCACTCAACGAAATCGCGGTTGCGTACAGCGACCCGCGCGCGGAGCCCGCGACGAACTACCGCGAGACCCTCAGCAACTTTCCAGGCCTGTTCGGTAACATGTCCATGGGTGGCCGGTGCGTGGCGTATCTGAAGTTCACGGACGGGACCTGGATGGCGCAGATGAGTGAGTCCTCCATGGTGGCCGGCATCGGCCTGGGCTACGCGAAGCACGCGGAGCAGGTGCTCATCGACTGCTACGCCATGGAAGCGGCGGGCAAGACGGTGGAGTTCGTCTACACCGAGCTGCAGTGCTGCGGCGCGGGCAGCGGCATGCGCAACTGCCGGGCGACCATGGAGAACTTCCTGACGGACCATGGCGAGCACGGCGCGGCCACGCCCGTCTATTACTCGTTCCCGTACCCGGCGGGCAGCGACCATGCGAGCAAGTCCACCCGCTCGCACTCCATCGACCTGCTCAAGCAGGAAGCGAGGCATTTCTGA
- a CDS encoding NHL repeat-containing protein → MHLERRHFLRLSAVGAASFILPVASTGCSGSQGLTALQVGGRDALLYFDAQGSVLELRPREHQVLVRDVAGAEVAKLGGFGRGARELNGPAALALGTEGRVYVVDRGNHRVQVYTRDGAHVGQVGRAGKEDGRLLYPAGACVDARGRLLVADSLNHRVQVFSAEGDWLGTFGVGELQLPRALAVGPDGRIHVVDSGHARVAVYDANGRGVGSYGHYGHEGAGMRWPRALTVDAAGTAYVADATCNAVHVFDADGGFVERLPLQRESGPASAVHLALSPAGELKVAGRAGRPD, encoded by the coding sequence ATGCACCTGGAACGGCGTCACTTTCTGCGGCTCTCGGCGGTGGGAGCCGCCTCGTTCATCCTGCCCGTCGCGAGCACCGGCTGCTCCGGCTCGCAGGGGCTGACGGCCCTCCAGGTGGGAGGGCGGGACGCGCTCCTGTACTTCGACGCACAGGGGAGCGTCCTGGAGCTGCGACCGCGTGAGCACCAGGTGCTCGTCCGTGACGTGGCGGGCGCGGAGGTGGCGAAGCTGGGAGGGTTTGGCCGTGGGGCCCGGGAGCTCAACGGCCCGGCGGCGCTGGCGCTCGGCACGGAGGGACGCGTGTACGTCGTGGACCGGGGCAACCACCGCGTCCAGGTCTACACCCGTGACGGCGCGCACGTGGGCCAGGTGGGCCGCGCGGGCAAGGAGGACGGGCGGCTCCTCTACCCCGCGGGGGCGTGCGTGGATGCTCGGGGGCGGCTGCTGGTCGCGGACTCGCTGAACCACCGCGTGCAGGTGTTCTCCGCCGAGGGCGACTGGCTGGGCACGTTCGGCGTGGGCGAGCTGCAACTGCCGCGCGCCCTCGCCGTGGGTCCGGACGGGCGCATCCATGTCGTCGACTCCGGCCACGCGCGCGTCGCTGTCTATGACGCGAATGGGCGCGGCGTGGGCAGCTATGGCCACTATGGCCACGAGGGCGCGGGAATGCGGTGGCCGCGCGCGCTCACCGTGGACGCGGCCGGCACGGCGTACGTGGCGGATGCCACCTGCAACGCGGTGCACGTGTTCGACGCGGACGGCGGCTTCGTCGAGCGGCTCCCGCTCCAGCGCGAGAGCGGCCCCGCCTCGGCCGTTCACCTCGCGCTGTCACCCGCGGGGGAGCTGAAGGTCGCGGGGCGCGCGGGAAGGCCGGACTGA